A section of the Mycolicibacterium anyangense genome encodes:
- a CDS encoding DEAD/DEAH box helicase produces MDAFGVLKEVLDDYENFVKGFLEIKDDQIRAKVEAEIAEGLLWPEPWLALNPAFESGGTASGLADRGVLDPKAVEIFGAQDGTNISFHRHQADAFEIANRRESYVLTTGTGSGKSMSYIVPIVDRVLREGTGQGVRAIIVYPMNALANSQRNELEKFLGKTNPKVSFARYTGQENREEREQTLASPPDILLTNYVMLELMLTRPKEREKLINSAANLSFLVLDELHTYRGRQGADVAMLVRRLRGAVSSNAVQCIGTSATLAGPGTKAEQRQQVAELATRIFGVDIPAANIVGETLRRATTGDLNPTALTARLQTDAPKDSGELRSDPLAVWTEQHFGLDTDDEGKLARRPPSKLKDAAAKLHEETGVDETVCREKLQELLLAGSRARDPQGRSLFAFKLHQFIGKGDTVYTTLEPPAKRYLTTQYQRSAPNRPAGQPLFPLAFCRECGQEFLVVNLERGGESFSPRIPNSDLVEHPEADGLLLLTEQPWPDPQDPALLDLVPEDWVVAGGGGQVLDKARIPKLPNSLRVDEFGTITDDGMPVAFFERLEFCPSCKTTYESARQSQFSRVASLGTEGRASAVTVLSQSIVRSLRREPELDSEARKFLAFSDNRQDASLQAGHFNDFILVGLIRSALYRAALDYQEQNPGEPLTDENLGPEVVKALSGNSLKYFARDEETADEHIPRKKIARALRDVVTYRLWADLKRGWRITMPNLEQTGQLRLSYDGVDELATNDDKWTSCGEPLASATAETRREVMQVLLDELRRNLCIDTEFLTDEKFDAVRRASREWLKDPWAISDDAGTYSGLAYSGGRPKGVAGIGSDLYLSGLGAYGRWLRRPNRFPGFEHALKTKDADALIENLMDVMAAAGILVRIPVPRRPTGYQLRADLIAWHPGSGEHRAPDRIRSNQTKGRVNPYFRALYAEIAKSLVGLEAREHTAQVEPAKRQKREEEFSEARLPVLYCSPTMELGVDIKSLNVVGMRNVPPTPANYAQRSGRAGRSGQPAIALTYCATGNAHDAYYFRRSQDMVAGAVAPPRLELGNQDLVRAHAHSIWLVKCGLDLKASMVDLLEIDQPGQPLRPEVLATINSPSSRSAAIAAITDVLTATTEVTSAPWWTDTWIADTVEQAPARFNRAADRWRGLYNEAQTELDQANTTLKTIGASESSKQRARGRISEARAALDLLKGQVDDVLQGDFYTYRYFASEGFLPGYSFPRLPLSAFIPAERRTRSGGEGDFIQRPRFMAISEFGPGAFIYHEGARYEVNRVSLPARDDGTGVHITEIKRCSACGYLHESTDPDLCQHCGAPFAPEATMGNLMRLLSVKTRRRDRISADEEERQRAGHEIVTTIRFVPHGVRAGQLTSTITEDGAELGTMTYGDTALIRRMNVGLRRRKDKDVRGYVLDTVEGRWCKEADLAKNVHGEAPRYQRVIPHVEDHRNALLMHLDPSIGKDQRMAAMYALKRGIEAVYQLEGSELAVEALPSNTGDHAWSRLLFFEAAEGGAGVLRRLATEDGQLSQVARKALEILHFDADTGADIKHAPHATEVCAQACYDCLLSYSNQWDHQHLDRHNVLDLLQRLATSTVAVGAGGEDRVAQLERLIKACDSELEKQFLTLLEQHGYRLPDDAQRIVDGYYVRPDFAYYTDGMNVAIFIDGPVHDSAHQQEKDEQARMKLEDEAGWLVLRFHHNDANANWLNIISAYSGIFGEAKSHA; encoded by the coding sequence ATGGACGCGTTTGGGGTCCTCAAGGAGGTCCTGGACGACTACGAGAACTTCGTCAAGGGCTTCCTGGAGATCAAGGACGACCAGATTCGTGCCAAGGTCGAGGCCGAGATCGCCGAAGGTCTGCTGTGGCCAGAACCGTGGCTTGCCCTCAACCCGGCATTCGAGTCCGGAGGAACGGCAAGCGGGCTTGCGGACCGGGGTGTCCTCGATCCGAAAGCGGTCGAGATCTTCGGGGCTCAAGACGGCACCAACATCTCGTTCCACCGCCACCAAGCGGACGCCTTCGAGATCGCCAACCGCCGCGAGTCCTACGTTCTAACCACGGGTACCGGCTCGGGTAAATCGATGTCTTACATCGTGCCGATCGTCGACCGAGTACTGCGCGAGGGCACAGGCCAGGGTGTGCGAGCCATCATCGTCTATCCGATGAATGCCCTGGCAAACAGCCAGCGCAATGAGTTGGAGAAGTTCCTCGGCAAGACGAACCCCAAGGTCAGCTTCGCTCGATATACGGGGCAAGAGAACAGGGAGGAACGCGAGCAGACCCTCGCCTCGCCCCCGGACATCCTGCTGACCAATTACGTCATGTTGGAGTTGATGCTGACCCGCCCCAAAGAGCGGGAGAAGCTCATCAACAGCGCGGCAAATCTGTCGTTTCTTGTGCTAGACGAACTGCACACCTATCGCGGTCGCCAGGGTGCCGACGTCGCAATGCTCGTCCGCCGCCTCCGGGGCGCGGTCAGCTCCAACGCAGTGCAGTGCATAGGAACCAGCGCCACACTTGCCGGTCCAGGCACCAAGGCCGAGCAACGCCAGCAAGTCGCCGAGTTGGCAACGAGGATCTTCGGCGTTGACATTCCCGCGGCCAACATAGTCGGGGAAACACTGCGACGAGCAACCACCGGCGACCTAAACCCGACCGCGCTGACCGCACGTCTACAAACAGACGCGCCGAAGGACTCGGGCGAGCTTAGGTCAGACCCTCTGGCGGTCTGGACCGAACAGCACTTCGGTTTGGACACCGACGATGAAGGCAAGCTCGCGCGGCGGCCGCCGTCGAAGCTTAAAGACGCCGCCGCGAAGCTCCACGAGGAGACGGGTGTCGACGAGACAGTCTGCCGAGAGAAGCTCCAGGAACTGCTGCTCGCTGGGTCGAGGGCCCGCGACCCGCAGGGCCGTTCACTGTTCGCATTCAAGCTGCATCAGTTCATCGGCAAGGGTGACACCGTCTACACCACTCTCGAGCCGCCCGCAAAGAGATACCTGACCACCCAGTACCAACGCAGCGCGCCGAACCGGCCAGCGGGGCAGCCGCTGTTCCCGCTGGCGTTCTGCCGCGAGTGTGGCCAAGAGTTTCTCGTCGTGAATCTTGAGCGCGGCGGAGAGAGCTTCAGCCCGCGCATTCCGAACTCCGATCTCGTCGAACACCCCGAAGCTGACGGCCTGTTGCTTCTGACCGAGCAGCCCTGGCCCGATCCACAGGATCCTGCGTTGCTCGATCTCGTCCCCGAGGATTGGGTGGTGGCAGGCGGGGGCGGTCAGGTGCTGGACAAAGCCCGAATCCCGAAGCTGCCGAATTCACTTCGTGTTGATGAATTCGGGACGATCACCGACGACGGCATGCCCGTCGCTTTCTTCGAGCGACTCGAATTCTGCCCCTCGTGCAAAACGACTTACGAAAGTGCCCGCCAGTCCCAGTTCTCCCGAGTCGCAAGCCTCGGTACCGAAGGCCGCGCAAGTGCGGTGACAGTGCTGTCGCAGTCGATTGTCAGATCGCTGCGCCGGGAGCCCGAACTCGACAGCGAAGCGCGAAAGTTTCTGGCGTTCAGTGATAACCGCCAGGATGCCAGCCTCCAGGCCGGCCACTTCAACGACTTCATCCTGGTCGGGCTCATCCGCTCGGCCTTGTACCGGGCGGCCCTCGACTACCAAGAGCAAAATCCCGGGGAACCCCTCACCGACGAGAACCTTGGACCCGAAGTGGTCAAGGCGCTCAGCGGCAATAGCCTCAAGTACTTCGCCCGCGACGAAGAAACAGCCGACGAGCACATCCCACGCAAGAAAATCGCCCGCGCGCTGCGCGATGTTGTCACATACCGGCTGTGGGCCGACCTCAAGCGAGGCTGGCGGATCACAATGCCCAACCTGGAACAAACCGGCCAACTACGCCTGTCTTACGACGGCGTCGATGAACTCGCCACCAACGACGACAAATGGACCAGCTGCGGCGAACCCTTGGCGAGCGCCACAGCCGAGACCCGACGTGAAGTGATGCAGGTGTTGCTCGACGAACTACGTCGAAACCTCTGCATCGACACCGAATTCCTCACCGACGAGAAGTTCGACGCTGTCCGGCGGGCCAGCCGAGAATGGCTGAAAGACCCGTGGGCCATCTCCGATGACGCCGGCACCTACAGCGGCCTCGCCTACTCCGGCGGCCGACCCAAAGGAGTGGCCGGAATTGGCTCCGATCTCTATCTGTCAGGGCTAGGCGCATACGGACGGTGGCTTCGCCGACCCAACCGATTCCCCGGCTTCGAGCACGCTTTGAAGACAAAGGACGCCGACGCGCTGATCGAGAATCTGATGGATGTGATGGCCGCCGCCGGGATCCTCGTGCGCATCCCGGTTCCGCGACGTCCGACCGGCTACCAGCTGCGAGCCGACCTCATTGCCTGGCATCCCGGCAGCGGGGAGCATCGCGCACCGGACCGCATCCGCAGCAATCAAACCAAAGGCCGGGTCAACCCGTACTTCCGCGCACTGTATGCAGAGATCGCGAAGTCGCTGGTCGGCCTGGAGGCCCGTGAACACACCGCGCAGGTCGAGCCGGCCAAACGCCAGAAGCGTGAAGAAGAGTTCAGCGAAGCCCGGCTACCCGTGCTGTACTGCTCCCCCACCATGGAACTTGGCGTCGACATCAAGAGCCTCAATGTTGTTGGCATGCGGAATGTTCCGCCCACACCGGCCAACTATGCGCAGCGGTCGGGACGGGCCGGCAGGTCAGGTCAACCCGCCATTGCCCTGACTTATTGCGCCACCGGAAATGCGCACGACGCCTACTACTTCCGACGCAGTCAAGACATGGTGGCGGGAGCGGTTGCACCGCCAAGGCTGGAGTTGGGCAACCAGGATCTCGTGCGCGCACACGCCCACTCAATCTGGCTCGTCAAATGCGGACTCGACCTCAAGGCCAGCATGGTCGACCTCCTGGAAATCGACCAGCCTGGCCAACCGCTGCGCCCCGAGGTGCTCGCCACAATCAACTCTCCATCGAGTCGAAGCGCTGCCATCGCCGCGATTACAGACGTGCTCACAGCGACCACCGAGGTCACCTCGGCGCCGTGGTGGACGGACACGTGGATCGCCGATACCGTCGAACAAGCACCCGCCCGGTTCAACCGTGCTGCAGACCGGTGGCGCGGGCTGTACAACGAAGCCCAAACGGAGTTGGACCAAGCCAATACGACATTGAAGACCATCGGTGCGTCCGAGAGTTCGAAACAACGGGCCCGCGGCCGCATTTCGGAGGCACGTGCCGCCCTTGACCTCCTCAAGGGGCAAGTCGACGACGTCCTTCAAGGCGATTTCTACACCTACCGCTACTTCGCATCCGAAGGCTTCCTGCCCGGCTATTCGTTTCCGCGGCTGCCCCTGTCGGCGTTCATCCCCGCCGAACGACGCACCCGCAGCGGTGGTGAAGGCGATTTCATCCAGCGACCCCGATTCATGGCGATCAGCGAGTTCGGGCCAGGCGCCTTCATCTACCACGAAGGCGCACGCTACGAAGTGAACCGTGTGAGCCTGCCCGCTCGCGACGACGGCACGGGTGTCCACATCACAGAGATCAAACGGTGCAGCGCCTGTGGGTACCTGCATGAGTCGACAGATCCTGATCTCTGCCAGCACTGCGGAGCACCGTTCGCACCCGAAGCCACAATGGGCAATCTGATGCGACTGTTGTCGGTAAAGACCCGCCGTCGCGACAGGATTAGCGCCGACGAAGAGGAACGCCAGCGCGCCGGACACGAGATCGTAACCACTATTCGCTTTGTGCCACACGGAGTTCGAGCTGGACAACTCACCAGCACCATTACGGAGGACGGCGCCGAACTCGGCACCATGACCTATGGCGACACCGCGCTCATCCGGCGGATGAACGTTGGTTTGCGCCGCCGCAAGGACAAGGACGTCCGCGGTTATGTCCTCGACACGGTGGAAGGCCGCTGGTGCAAGGAGGCTGACCTTGCCAAGAATGTGCACGGCGAGGCCCCGCGGTATCAGCGAGTGATCCCCCATGTCGAGGACCATCGCAACGCGCTGCTCATGCACTTGGACCCTTCCATTGGAAAAGACCAGCGGATGGCAGCTATGTACGCGCTCAAGCGCGGCATCGAGGCCGTCTACCAGTTGGAAGGCTCCGAACTGGCAGTGGAAGCTCTGCCCAGCAACACCGGTGACCACGCCTGGTCGCGCCTGCTGTTCTTCGAAGCCGCTGAGGGTGGCGCCGGCGTGCTACGACGACTCGCCACCGAAGACGGCCAACTGAGTCAGGTCGCCCGAAAAGCCTTGGAGATACTGCACTTCGATGCAGACACCGGTGCTGATATCAAACACGCGCCGCACGCGACCGAAGTCTGCGCACAGGCCTGCTACGACTGCCTGCTGTCCTACAGCAACCAATGGGATCATCAACATCTGGATCGCCACAACGTCCTCGACCTACTTCAGCGACTCGCCACATCCACGGTGGCGGTAGGTGCCGGCGGAGAGGATCGAGTCGCCCAACTCGAACGGCTCATCAAAGCCTGCGACAGCGAACTGGAAAAGCAATTCCTCACTCTGCTTGAACAGCACGGCTACCGGCTGCCTGATGACGCTCAACGGATTGTCGACGGCTACTACGTGCGACCAGATTTCGCCTACTACACGGACGGGATGAATGTCGCGATCTTCATCGACGGCCCCGTCCATGACAGCGCACACCAGCAGGAGAAGGACGAACAGGCACGCATGAAGCTCGAGGACGAGGCTGGCTGGCTAGTGCTGCGCTTTCACCACAATGATGCGAACGCCAACTGGCTCAACATAATCTCCGCCTACAGCGGCATCTTCGGCGAAGCGAAGAGCCACGCATGA